A genome region from Gossypium hirsutum isolate 1008001.06 chromosome A04, Gossypium_hirsutum_v2.1, whole genome shotgun sequence includes the following:
- the LOC107952159 gene encoding NAC transcription factor 56 has translation MESTDSSIGSQQPNLPPGFRFHPTDEELVVHYLKKKASSAPLPVAIIAEVDLYKFDPWELPAKATFGEQEWYFFSPRDRKYPNGVRPNRAATSGYWKATGTDKPVLTSGGTQKVGVKKALVFYGGKPPKGIKTSWIMHEYRLADNKNNNKPPGYDFSNKKNSLRLDDWVLCRIYKKNNTHRPLDQDKDDSIDDMLGSIQPSISIGNQHNNPKFQFASKGTATSFGTLLENHEHSLFDGMMGNNSDEGINNSSMSQSMVNPLKRNLPSLFWTDETSTEPQANKKFHGDSNDGSMEKMDGNGSVTTLLSQLRQSPSLQQQQQEETMMGSMGDGIYRPPFQLPGLHWYS, from the exons ATGGAGAGCACGGACTCTTCGATTGGCTCGCAGCAGCCTAACCTACCACCAGGGTTCAGGTTCCACCCTACGGATGAGGAACTAGTGGTTCACTATCTCAAGAAAAAGGCTAGCTCAGCTCCTTTGCCTGTTGCGATCATTGCTGAGGTTGATTTATACAAGTTTGATCCATGGGAGTTACCAG CAAAGGCGACATTTGGTGAGCAAGAATGGTATTTTTTTAGTCCCAGAGACCGAAAGTATCCGAACGGAGTTCGGCCAAACAGGGCGGCGACTTCGGGTTATTGGAAAGCTACCGGAACCGATAAGCCGGTATTAACATCCGGTGGGACTCAAAAGGTTGGTGTGAAGAAAGCACTGGTTTTCTATGGAGGGAAGCCACCTAAAGGGATTAAAACTAGTTGGATTATGCACGAATATAGGCTCGCTGATAATAAGAATAACAACAAGCCCCCTGGATATGACTTTAGCAACAAGAAAAACTCATTAAGG cTCGATGATTGGGTGCTATGTCGAATCTACAAGAAAAACAACACACATAGACCTTTGGATCAGGATAAAGATGACTCCATAGATGACATGCTTGGTTCAATACAACCTTCAATATCAATTGGTAACCAACATAATAACCCCAAGTTTCAATTTGCATCAAAGGGTACTGCTACAAGTTTTGGCACACTGCTTGAAAACCATGAACATAGCTTGTTTGATGGAATGATGGGGAATAATAGTGATGAAGGGATCAACAATAGTTCAATGTCTCAATCTATGGTTAATCCACTCAAAAGGAATCTCCCATCACTGTTTTGGACCGATGAAACGTCAACAGAGCCACAAGCAAACAAGAAATTTCATGGGGATAGCAATGATGGAAGCATGGAAAAGATGGATGGGAATGGTTCTGTTACCACTCTGCTTAGCCAGCTACGACAAAGTCCTTCattacaacaacaacaacaagaagAAACAATGATGGGGTCAATGGGAGATGGGATTTATAGGCCTCCATTTCAACTTCCAGGACTCCATTGGTACTCTTAA